The Burkholderia mayonis DNA window GCCGCTGGGGCTTCGGCAATTCGACGCTGTCGCTGTATGGCGAACGCGGCACGCAGGAGCAATGGACGGCGCTCGCGCCGTCGCCCGTGAAGCCGGCGATCACCGACACCGTGCTCGAAGGCAAGGTCGAAGTGCCGTGGTGGGGCGAGCACAACATCCTGACGGCGGGCGCGCAGCACATCTGGTCGCGGCTGTCCGGCGCGGGGCGGCAGGATGCGGTGCCGAAGGGCTACGGCGTCAACTCGGACAGCATCCAGCGCAATGCTTGGGCGCTCTTTGCGGAGAACGATTACTTCTTCAACAGCCAGTTCACGCTGACGACGGGCGTGCGGCTCGACCACGACGAGCGCTACGGCAGCCACGTGAGCCCGCGCGCGTATGGCGTCTACAAGCTGAGCCCGACGCTCACGCTGCGCGGCGGCGTGTCCGCCGGCTTCAAGCCGCCGTCGCTGCGTCAGAGCACGGCCGGCTACTGTATGACGTCGGGCGGCGCGGCGGGCGCGGTGCCCGGCACGCTGTGCGGCAATCCGGACCTGAAGCCGGAAACGAGTCTGAGCGAAGAGCTCGGCATCCGTTACGACCGCGGCGAGAGCCACGTGAGCCTCACGCTGTTCAACAACCTGTTCAAGAACAAGGTCGCGAGCTACGACTCGGGCGTCGCCGATCCGCGCTCGCCCGGCCGCAATATCTACGTGTACGACAACGTCGACCGCGTGAAGCTGTACGGGCTCGAAATCGGTGCGGGCGCGCGCGTCGTGAAGCAAGTGAAGATCTCGGGCGCTTACACGTTCACGCAATCGCGCCGCGAGGGCAGCGGCGAGAAGGCGTTCAACGGCAGCTCGCTCGACGGCTTTCCGCTCGACAAGACGCCGAAGCACAAATTCAACGTGCAGGTCGACTGGACGCCGACGCCGCGCCTCGATCTGTACGCGAACGTCAACTACACAGGCACCGAGTACTGGGCCGCGTTCCGCAACGGCGCGCAGGGCGTGCGCGAACGGCCGTCGACGACGACGTTCGACATCGGCGGGCGCTACCGGATCGACAAGCACCTCTCGGTCAATTTCGCGGTGCTGAACCTGACGAACAGAATGGTGCCGATCGACGACCGCACGCGGGCGACCGGCCTGAGCGGCAACTGGCTCGTCGACCAGGGCCGCCGCATCGCGGTGAGTCTCACCGCAGAGATGTAATGCGAACGCGCCGCGCGACGCGGCGCGTCGATCCAGACGAATCGAATTCGGAGAGCAGAACGTGAACGCGCTTCCCAAGCCTGAGTCTTTATCAGTTATCCAGAATATGCTCGACGCATACGAGCCCGATGCGGCGCTCTTCTTCGCGACGCCGAGCCATACGCTGCTCGCGCAGGACATCGTCGAGCGAGTGCCGCATGCGGACGAGCCGCTCGGCGCGCGCGTGCAGCGTGCGCTCGCGCAAGCTCGCGAGCAGGGGCACGACGATGCGGCGGTCGTCGGCGCGGTGCCGTTCGACGTCGAGCGTCCCGCGGCGCTCAGCGTCGTGCGCGCGATGCTGCGCGGCGGCCCGCTCGCCGACGTGCAGGCGCCGCCGCCCGCCGCGCATCGCTACGACACGCGCGCGACGCCGTCGGGCGACGATTATGCGGCCGCCGTCGCGCAAGCGGTCGCGAGCATTCGCGCCGGGCATCTCGACAAGGTCGTGCTCGCACGCACGCTCGAGCTGACGGGCACGCAGCCGGTCGACGTGCGCGCGCTGATCGAAAGGCTCGCCGCGCGCAATCCGCACGGCTATACGTTTTCGGTCGACGTCGGAGACGGGCGCACGCTGCTCGGCGCGAGCCCCGAGCTGCTCGTCAGCCGCTTCCAGGGCGTGATGCGCGCGAATCCGCTCGCCGGGTCCGCGCCGCGCAGCAGCGATCCGGTCGAAGACCGCAGGCGCGCGGAGGCGCTGCTCGCGTCGGCGAAGGATCTCGACGAGCATCGCGTCGTCGTCGACGCGGTGAAGGAAAGCCTCGCGCCGTTCTGCAAGAAGCTCGTCGTGCCCGCGCGTCCGTCGCTCGTCCATACGCAGACGATGTGGCATCTGTCGACCGAAGTCACCGGCGAAACGAGCGCCGATGCGCTGGCGCTCGCGCTCGCGCTGCATCCGACGCCAGCTGTTTGCGGCCATCCGCGCAGCGACGCGCGCGAAGCGATCCTGCGCGCCGAGCCGTTCGATCGCGGCTTCTATGCGGGCACGCTCGGCTGGGTCGATGCACGCGGCGACGGCGAGTGGATCGTCACGATCCGCTGCGCGGAAGCGCGGGGCGACACGTTACGGCTCTTCGCGGGCGCGGGCATCGTTGGCGATTCTCGGCCGGAAGCGGAGCTCGCGGAAACGGCCGCGAAGTTCCGCACGATGCTCGACGCGATGGGCGTCGATCGAACGGCGGCAACCGATGCGACCGACACGACCGACGCGGCCTCGGGGATCGTCGCATGACGCTCGCGCATTGGACGCCGTGGCCGGACGGCGTCGCAGCCGAGTATCGGCGCAAAGGCTATTGGCAAGGGCAATCGTTCGGAGACCTGCTCGACGAGCTTGCCACGCGGCACGGCGAGCGCATCGCGCTCGTCGACGGCGACACGCGCTGGTCGTACCGGCGGCTCGCGAACGAAGCGACGCGCGTCGCGCGCGGACTCGCGGCGCGCGGTATTCGTCCGCACGATCGCGTCGTCGTCCAGTTGCCGAACTGCGTCGAGTTCTTCGCGGTCGTCTTCGCGCTGTTCAGGCTCGGCGCGCTGCCCGTGTTCGCGCTGCCCGCGCATCGCAGGCAGGAGATCGGCCACTTTTGCAGGCACGCGGAAGCGGTCGCATACGTCGCGGCGGACCGGCACGGCGGATTCGACTACCGCGCACTCGCGAAGACCGTGCAGGCGGAAGCGCCGACGCTCGAGCACGTGCTGATCGTCGGCGATGCGGGCGAGCACGTCGCGCTGGCCGATCTGGGCGACGACGAAGCGATCGCGCTGCCAGACGGCCCAGGCGCGCACGAAGTCGCGTTTCTGCAGTTGTCGGGCGGCAGCACGGGTACGCCGAAACTGATTCCACGCACGCATGACGACTATCTGTACAGCATCCGCGAAAGCGCGCGCATCTGCGGGCTCGACGAAGCGAGTGTCTACCTGTGCGCGCTGCCCGTCGCGCACAACTACGCACTGAGCTCGCCCGGCACGTTCGGCGCGCTGTACGCAGGCGCCACCGTCGTGTTGTGCGACGGCGGCAGTCCCGATCAGGCATTTCCGTTGATCGAGCGCGAACGCGTGACGATCGCAGCGCTCGTGCCGTCGCTCGTTCCCGTGTGGCTTGCCGCCGCCGCGAAACGGCGCGTCGCGCTCGCGAGTCTGCGCGTCGTGCAGGTCGGCGGCGCGCGCTTCGACGTGACACTCGCGCGGCGCATCGAGCCGGAGCTCGGCGCGAAGCTGCAGCAGGTATTCGGGATGGCTGAGGGTCTCGTCAACTACACGCGGCTCGACGATCCCGTCGACGTGGTCGTCCACACGCAAGGTCGGCCGATTTCCTCGGACGACGAGATCCGCATCGTCGACGACGGCGATCGTCCGGTCGCGCCGGGCGAGGTAGGGCATCTGCTGACGCGCGGGCCGTACACGATTCGAGGCTACTACAAAGCGGACGCGCACAACGTGCGCGCGTTTACGCCGGACGGCTTCTATCGGACGGGCGACCGCGTGCGGATGACCGCGGCCGGTCATCTCGTCGTCGAAGGGCGCGCGAAGGATCAGATCAACCGTGGCGGCGAGAAGATCGCGGCCGAAGAGGTCGAGCATCTGCTGCTCGCGCATCCGGGCGTCGTCGACGCGGCGCTCGTCGCGATGCCCGATCCGTATCTCGGCGAGAAGAGCTGCGCGTACGTGATCGGCAGCGAGCCGACGCCGCGCGCGACGGAGCTGCTGCGCTTCCTGCGCGAGCAAGGCATCGCCGCCTACAAGATTCCCGATCGAATCGAATTCGTCGGCGCATTCCCGAAGACGCCCGTCGGCAAGACCGACAAGAAAGCGCTGCGCAGCGACATCGCGAACCGGCTGGCCACGGCCGAAGCGACCGTCGGCTGACCTCGCGTGCGGCGTTCCTTGACACTCCAAAATAACTTCAAGATCGATATGGCCATTCCGAAGATCCCTTCATATCCGATGCCTGCGGACATCCCCGAGAGTCGCGTCGCATGGCGCTTCGACGCCGCTCGCGCGGCGCTCCTCGTGCACGACATGCAGGACTACTTCCTCGACTTCTACGATCGCGACGCGGCGCCGATTCCCGATGCGATCGCGAACGTGCGTCGCCTGATCGATTTCGCGCACGCGAACGGCATGCCGGTGTACTACACCGCGCAGTTGCCGCAGCAATCGGCCGCCGAGCGCGGGCTGTTGACCGACATGTGGGGACCGGGCCTGACCGCGCAGCCCGGGCGCGCGCCGATCTGCTCGGCGCTCGCGCCGGCATCGGGCGACATCGTTCTCGACAAGTGGCGCTACAGCGCATTTCAACGTTCGGATTTCGAATCGATGCTGCGCGGCGCGCAGCGCGACCAGCTCGCGATCTGCGGCATCTATGCGCATATCGGCTGCCTGATGACCGCATGCGAGGCGTTCATGAAGGATGTCCAGCCGTTCTTCGTTGCCGATGCACTCGCCGATTTCTCCGAGCACGAGCATCGGATGGCGCTCGATTACGTCGCGCGCCGCTGCGGCAAGGTCGTGCTCGCGCGCGAGCTCGCCGACGATCGGCGGGCCGCGGCCGAGCCGGAATCGATCGCGGCCGTCGCGGCGCAGGTTGCGCGCTTGCTGCAGATCGCCGCAGCGGACCTGCCGCCGCACGACAACCTGCTCGACCATGGGCTCGACTCGGTGCGGATCATGACGCTCGTCGAGACGTGGCGTCAGGCGGGGCGCGACGTGTCGTTCGTGCAGCTCGCCGAAGCGCCGACGCTCGCCGCATGGGCGCAACTGCTTCAACGCGCGGACCGCGTGGCCGCATGACGGGGGGAACGACGATGCAACAGCCGGATTCGAACGCGCCGTCGGATGCGCTCCTCGTCAGCACCGCCGAACTCACGGTGCCGCAGGCCGACCGCGTGCTGTTCAAGATGTGCAAGCACTACGCGATCAAGGTGCCGGTCGCGTTCGACGCGCATCGCGCGGCGATCGACTTTCCGTACGGCAAGTGCCACGTGCTGCGCACCGACGACACCTTGAGCATCCGCTGCGAAGCCGATTCGATCGAGAAGCTCGAACAGATCCAGTACGTGATGGACGAGCACCTCGCGCTAATGGCGCGCAACAAGCAACTGGTCGTCGACTGGCGGCGCGCCTGACGCGCATCGCCTATTCTTTTCTTCTTCCGCACAAGGCTACATGCAGCACACGAGTCAACGGATGCGCGCGACCTCCGCGCAATACGGCATTTGGGTCGCGCAACAGGTCGACCCGGAAGATCCGGGCTATCTCACAGCCGAGGCGATCGAGCTCGTCGGCGTGCTCGACGTCGACGCGCTTGTCGCTGGCGTCGAAGAAGTGATCGATCGCGCCGACACGCTGCACATGCACTTCGAATGGGCCGACGACACGCTTTGGCAGCATCGCCGTCCCGCGTGCGCGCGGCTGCCCGTCGTCGACTTCAGTGCGCACGACGATCCCGGCGCGGCCGCGCATGCGTGGATGCAGGCGTCGCTGTCGGTCTGCTGCGACGTGACGTCGGACGTGCTGTACCGAACTGCGTTGCTGCGGCTGTCGCCGCAGCGCCACTGGTGGTATCTGCAGATTCATCACATAGCGATCGACGGGTTCGGCTACAGCCTGATCCAGCAAGCGGCGGCCGCGCGCTACAACGCGCGCGTCGCGGCGACGCCGCTGCCTGCGCTGCCCGATTGGAACATCGAGCGAGTCGTCGCAGCGGAAGCCGCGTATCGCGAGACGGGCCGCTTCGAGCGCGATCGCGCGTTCTGGATCGAGCATCTGCGCGACGTGCCCGCACCCGCCGAGATCGCGCCGAAGCGGGACGTCGGCAACACGGCGCGGCGGCGCGTGCTGACGCTCGAGTCGGCGCAGGTCCGCACGCTTTGCGCGGCCGCCGAGCGCGCGGGCGCCGAATGGACCGCTTGGATGCTGGCCGCGATCGGCGTGTGGCTCGGCAAGCAGGCGGGCCAGCGCGACCTGACGTTCGGCCTGCCAGTGATGAACCGCCTCGGCACGCCCGCGCTCAACGTGCCGTGCATGGCGATGAACATCGTGCCGCTTCGCGTGCACGTTCGCGCGGACGCGACGCCGCGCACGCTCGCGGCCGACACGATCCGCGATCTGCGTG harbors:
- a CDS encoding DUF2218 domain-containing protein, yielding MQQPDSNAPSDALLVSTAELTVPQADRVLFKMCKHYAIKVPVAFDAHRAAIDFPYGKCHVLRTDDTLSIRCEADSIEKLEQIQYVMDEHLALMARNKQLVVDWRRA
- a CDS encoding (2,3-dihydroxybenzoyl)adenylate synthase, giving the protein MTLAHWTPWPDGVAAEYRRKGYWQGQSFGDLLDELATRHGERIALVDGDTRWSYRRLANEATRVARGLAARGIRPHDRVVVQLPNCVEFFAVVFALFRLGALPVFALPAHRRQEIGHFCRHAEAVAYVAADRHGGFDYRALAKTVQAEAPTLEHVLIVGDAGEHVALADLGDDEAIALPDGPGAHEVAFLQLSGGSTGTPKLIPRTHDDYLYSIRESARICGLDEASVYLCALPVAHNYALSSPGTFGALYAGATVVLCDGGSPDQAFPLIERERVTIAALVPSLVPVWLAAAAKRRVALASLRVVQVGGARFDVTLARRIEPELGAKLQQVFGMAEGLVNYTRLDDPVDVVVHTQGRPISSDDEIRIVDDGDRPVAPGEVGHLLTRGPYTIRGYYKADAHNVRAFTPDGFYRTGDRVRMTAAGHLVVEGRAKDQINRGGEKIAAEEVEHLLLAHPGVVDAALVAMPDPYLGEKSCAYVIGSEPTPRATELLRFLREQGIAAYKIPDRIEFVGAFPKTPVGKTDKKALRSDIANRLATAEATVG
- a CDS encoding TonB-dependent receptor domain-containing protein, producing MSSHVPGFAIKPAVAAGLYMMGASVGWAQQAAEPAPVEDAAALKAIVVTASQREQAIKEAPASISVITRDEIEAKPYTSFADIVGKVEGVSVVGASPNDQDISIRGMPGEYTLILVDGRRQTTRETMNRGTGGVQSNLLPPLSAIERIEVVRGPMSSLYGADAMGGVINVITRKVPKRWGGTITAGSVFQLESNQGDTQSVDFWVGGPLKRDVLGLQVSGRALHRSEDRIYYPLSATGGANGQRVANFDVKLTAKPASNQDITLNAGHDQFSYLSTPGKSIAPAKPNTAATTIVETRHVRDYWGITHNGRWGFGNSTLSLYGERGTQEQWTALAPSPVKPAITDTVLEGKVEVPWWGEHNILTAGAQHIWSRLSGAGRQDAVPKGYGVNSDSIQRNAWALFAENDYFFNSQFTLTTGVRLDHDERYGSHVSPRAYGVYKLSPTLTLRGGVSAGFKPPSLRQSTAGYCMTSGGAAGAVPGTLCGNPDLKPETSLSEELGIRYDRGESHVSLTLFNNLFKNKVASYDSGVADPRSPGRNIYVYDNVDRVKLYGLEIGAGARVVKQVKISGAYTFTQSRREGSGEKAFNGSSLDGFPLDKTPKHKFNVQVDWTPTPRLDLYANVNYTGTEYWAAFRNGAQGVRERPSTTTFDIGGRYRIDKHLSVNFAVLNLTNRMVPIDDRTRATGLSGNWLVDQGRRIAVSLTAEM
- a CDS encoding isochorismatase family protein — translated: MAIPKIPSYPMPADIPESRVAWRFDAARAALLVHDMQDYFLDFYDRDAAPIPDAIANVRRLIDFAHANGMPVYYTAQLPQQSAAERGLLTDMWGPGLTAQPGRAPICSALAPASGDIVLDKWRYSAFQRSDFESMLRGAQRDQLAICGIYAHIGCLMTACEAFMKDVQPFFVADALADFSEHEHRMALDYVARRCGKVVLARELADDRRAAAEPESIAAVAAQVARLLQIAAADLPPHDNLLDHGLDSVRIMTLVETWRQAGRDVSFVQLAEAPTLAAWAQLLQRADRVAA
- a CDS encoding isochorismate synthase; the encoded protein is MNALPKPESLSVIQNMLDAYEPDAALFFATPSHTLLAQDIVERVPHADEPLGARVQRALAQAREQGHDDAAVVGAVPFDVERPAALSVVRAMLRGGPLADVQAPPPAAHRYDTRATPSGDDYAAAVAQAVASIRAGHLDKVVLARTLELTGTQPVDVRALIERLAARNPHGYTFSVDVGDGRTLLGASPELLVSRFQGVMRANPLAGSAPRSSDPVEDRRRAEALLASAKDLDEHRVVVDAVKESLAPFCKKLVVPARPSLVHTQTMWHLSTEVTGETSADALALALALHPTPAVCGHPRSDAREAILRAEPFDRGFYAGTLGWVDARGDGEWIVTIRCAEARGDTLRLFAGAGIVGDSRPEAELAETAAKFRTMLDAMGVDRTAATDATDTTDAASGIVA